From a single Rhinolophus ferrumequinum isolate MPI-CBG mRhiFer1 chromosome 15, mRhiFer1_v1.p, whole genome shotgun sequence genomic region:
- the LOC117034682 gene encoding histone H1.0-like: MTENSTSTPAAKPKRAKASKKSTDHPKYSDMIVAAIQAEKNRAGSSRQSIQKYIKSHYKVGENADSQIKLSIKRLVTTGVLKQTKGVGALGSFRLAKSDEPKRSVAFKKTKKEVKKVATPKKAAKPKKAASKAPSKKPKATPVKKAKKKPAATPKKTKQPKTVKAKPVKASKPKKAKPVKPKAKTSAKRASKKK; encoded by the coding sequence ATGACCGAGAACTCCACGTCCACCCCTGCGGCCAAGCCCAAGCGGGCTAAGGCCTCCAAGAAGTCCACAGACCACCCCAAGTACTCAGACATGATCGTGGCTGCCATCCAAGCGGAGAAGAACCGCGCTGGTTCCTCACGCCAGTCCATCCAGAAGTACATCAAGAGCCACTACAAGGTGGGTGAGAACGCTGACTCCCAGATCAAGTTGTCCATCAAGCGTCTGGTTACCACTGGGGTCCTCAAGCAGACCAAAGGAGTGGGTGCCTTGGGGTCCTTCCGGCTAGCCAAGAGCGACGAGCCCAAGAGGTCAGTGgccttcaagaagacaaagaaggaagtCAAGAAGGTGGCCACGCCAAAGAAGGCAGCCAAGCCCAAGAAGGCTGCCTCCAAAGCTCCTAGCAAGAAGCCCAAAGCCACCCCAGTCAAGAAGGCCAAGAAGAAGCCGGCTGCCACGCCcaagaaaaccaaacaacccaagaCTGTCAAGGCCAAGCCAGTCAAGGCATCCAAGCCTAAGAAGGCCAAACCAGTGAAGCCCAAAGCCAAGACCAGTGCCAAGAGGGCCAGCAAGAAGAAGTGA